One Bombus affinis isolate iyBomAffi1 chromosome 10, iyBomAffi1.2, whole genome shotgun sequence genomic window, tttttaaaaatttaattctcGGAGCGCTTAAGGATAAATGCGTTTTGCTTGTAACACATCAGATTCAAGtatgttttaaataaatatttataaaacttaattaatatatatatacttaattACAAATAACATTATATCCGAACAATTACAGTTCCTAAAGCATTCTAATCAAATTTATGTAATGCATAAAGGTAGAATTGTAGAACAAGGTACACACGATgaattgataaaattaaataGAGAATACGCTGCAATGGTAAACAGTGCACTATTAAAAACGAAGAATAGTTCAAAAGAGTATGcattttacaaataatttttagactatagttttcatAATTTTAACAATTACTTCTAATTTAATTAGTGAAACCTCAGTATTAACTAAGATAGATAGCAGAGAATCTAGTAATGATTTGGAGAAACAAACAGCATGCAGTTCTGGAGACAACAATGAAGATATTGCAATATCAAAGGAAATACATGGAGGGGGTATGTGTTAAGATTTATATCATCAATCTAAAAATATTTGTCATTTATGTTATTCATATTTGTTATCTAGGAGCAATTCTGACAACGCCAGAAAAAATGGGGACGGGTACTGTGGAATCGTACACGTATCATACATATGTGAAATCTGCGGGTGGTTATTTCGTAGCTCTTTTGGTATTTTTTACGCTCTTATTAAATGTTGGAAGTTCAGCATTTAGTACTTGGTGGTTAGCCATATGGATTAAAGCCGGTGGTGGAGTAaatatgttttctttttttaattggtATTTATGTTTCTTATTTTTAGTTTACGTTGATCTTTTTCATTTAAGAATGTCACTGATCCCAATACCAATAAAACTGTAACTTCAAACAATTTAAATGATAATCCAAACTATTCATACTATCAAGACATTTATATTGGCTGCATTGGAGTTATTTTGTTAACAAGTTTACTGCGTGGCTTGGCTATTATGTACGCTACGATAAAGGCTTCAACGACATTACACAATCAAGTTTTTAAGAAAATGATTAAATCAGCAGTAACATTTTTTGAAACTACTCCTATTGGaagaatacaaaatatttttagtcGAGATATTGATGAAGGTAAGACCTAAATATTTTTGGAATTAGTAAATAAatgtatttctttatttatttttttattgtagTGGACAATTACATACCGATTTCTGTGGAAAACATGGTACAGAATATTATTACATGTAGTTTTGCAATTATAGCTATATGTGCAATATTACCCTGGTTTTGTATACCATTAATTATTCTTGCGGctgttttcttttatattagcaaAATCTTTAGGTGAGattaatattctaaataagaatttatcatatttattaCTATCAAATGTAGCGAAAAGACAAATTTTTCAGAGTAGCAATGAGAGATTTCAAGCGAATAGAGAGTACCTCGCGATCTCCCGTTTTGAGCTTTGTTACAACCACTATTCATGGTTTGAATACCATTCATGCGTTCCAAAAGGGAAAAGCATTTGTAAACAAGTATGTTTCTTAAATTGAATCATGAATGAAGTATTGAAGAATGAAGAATTTGAAGGAGATAATACTGAATTACTACATTTTAGATTTGAGGAATTAATTGACTTAAACAATTTGTGCCTTTACCTATGTCAGTCTACCATGAGATGGTCCGCCGTGAGACTCGATATTTTAGCGATTATTTCCTCTTCCATTACTGCGTTTCTTGTAATATTGCTTAAAAACCAAATATCACCACCTCTTGCCGGTTTGGCAATGGCATACGCAATGCAAATGACCGGCGTTTTTCAGTATACTGTAAGATTAATGGCAGAAACAGAAACTCGTTTTATAAGTGTCGAAAGAATAAGTTACTACTTAAGGGTAAATAAAATTAGTACTTATTAGTTGCAacagtaattaataattaaattacatagcttaaaatatatttgttgcACCTTACAGACATTACAGAAGGAAGAAAGTTTTGGGAATGAACCTATAAATCCTTCAGATCAATGGCCTACTGACGGAAAATTGGAATTTCATAAAGTCGAATTAAAGTACAGAAAAGAACTGCCACCTGTATTGGataatatttcatttgttaTTAAATCTGGTGAACATATAGGTAATAATAATTTGATAACAGATTTACGATCATTATTTACATGATTATTTTTTCTGCGACGTAATGAATTTTAGGTATTGTGGGAAGAACAGGAGCTGGGAAAAGTTCTCTTATCGTTGCTTTGTTTCGATTAGTTGAAATTTCTAACGGAAAAATTCAAATTGACGGCATAGATATAGCAAAAGTGAAGTTAAAATTATTAAGGAATAAATTGTCTATAATTCCTCAGGATCCTGTTTTATTTAGTGGAACCATACGGCAAGTacatttaacaaattaaaaaataaacagagaagtaaatttgaatatttgagatTGAATAATATCTATAATTATATTGTAGATCAAATTTGGATCCTTTTGAACAATTTGACGATTCCGAAATTTGGAGTGTCTTAGAAAAAACTCAATTGAAAGAGAAAATTCAAGCTATGCCAGCAGAACTCAATGCTCCTATTGAAGTTGGAGGAAACAATTTAAGCGTTGGCGAGCGACAATTACTTTGTTTATCAAGAGCACTTTTGCGTAATGCCAAAGTATGATGTCAGCGAAAGTTCTTCGTATTAATTAATGCTTATTTcacttaataatttataattccatTGTAGATAATAGTATTAGATGAAGCAACTGCTGCTGTTGATCCAGAAACTGAAGTCGCTGTTCAAAATACCATACAAAACGCATTTTCCAATTCTACCGTATTAACGATAGCTCATCGTTTGAAGACTGTTATTTCATGTAATCGTGTTATCGTTATGAAGAATGGCCAAATAATTGAATTTGATGCACCATCTGTACTTTTATCCAATTCAAACTCCGAATTTTCGAAAATGATGGCCTCAACAGAGAAGAGCATAAAGGAAACTTAATCAATATTAACAatagtattatatttaataaatacaaacattaacaaattaaaaaaatgagtgttctttaaaatatatattaagcaCGTTTTAATATACgatttttagaaaataaaattaataatgaaaGTAAAACATTTCCTTTTTAATTATGAGAGAAGAAgactatatttttaaaataaatcgacattattcttttaaatatttcattaatgaATAATGCTTATCAAAATAAAAGTCTTTGTTATTTACAACATCGTCGATTCACGCGCCTTCGTTCACGATTTGAAATATTGATTTGTTTGCAATGATAATATTACTGCTCATGCTCACATCGAGCTTTCACTATCACTGGAAAGCCCAGAACTGAACCAAAAAATGATCACCGCCATGCCGCCAGCTTGTTGTTACTAATAAGATGTTTATTACACGTTAAAGCTTTATCGTTGTTTTATACTGAAATGTAGTCTATATGAATTGCCGTAAAGGCAATTTTCGTTGTCGTccaaattgttaaaaaaaaggTAGGATCAATTAATTACATCATTTTTATTAGACGCGATAATTATAGTaatgttaattaaaattatacattATGTACACGTTTAATTATGTTATAGCAATTTTAACTATTGTCTTTTTCATATATCAgtatcatatattatattttaattttcaacaTGTAATTATTTAACCATCATATTGCTGttgatttataataatataattgtttttataataatatcgaaagaattgttttttattattatttattgttattgatgtttatgtttattttgtaatattgtgTTATTCGCAATACTTTTCAATTATAGGCCTCACCATTGCGAACATAATTCCTATTATGATGCTGGGGCGCAAGCAGAGCCTCAAAGGGGAACCCGTCTTGGCCGATTATGGCCCAGAGGAGTCCCTCAATGAGAGCGCTGATATAGAATGGGTGAATAAGGTAAATCAGAACCACGTATATTCATTCCTGAATAAGTCAGATATTTATCGTTTCTTCTTGTAAACTGCGTgtacatttattaatattaattactaactAATTACTTGGTTGTTGTAGCTATGGGTGAGAAGATTGATGAGGTCTTGTGCTCTAGTATCTTTAGCTTCTGTTTGCTTAAATACTCCTAAAACTTTTGAAAAAGTTCCACCTCTTCAATATGTTACCTTTATTTGCGATTTAGTTATTACGTTTTTATTTACTGCTGAAATGATTGCTAAGATGCACATAAGGGGCATACTGAAGGTAATTCGTATAATATTGTAATTCTACATaacaatttacaaaaatttgacAATCATTTAGTTACAGAGGGATAAATCTTATTTAAAAGATCATTGGTGCCAATTCGATGGAAGTATGGTCATCTTTCTCTGGTTATctgtaattttacaaatgtttgaGATGCTAGGTTTCGATATACGACTCACTCCCATTTCGATATTGCGGGCACCACGACCCTTGATTATGATACGCTTCTTACGAGTCTTCCTTAAGTTCTCCATGCCGAAAGCTAGAATTAATCAAATTTTTAAGTAAGTATTTTGGAGACAAAAAATTCATTGAGCGTTTTATACTTACTGCGCTACTTGTGATTTCAGGCGTTCGAGTCAACAGATATATAATGTgactcttttcttccttttcttcatGTCTCTTTATGGTCTTTTAGGCGTTCAATTCTTTGGTGAATTGAAAAACCATTGCGTTCTTAATACTACAGATCCGAAGTATATAACTATAAATAGTTTAGCCATTCCTGATACTTTCTGTTCTACTGATCCCGAATCAGGATACCAATGTCCAGAAGGAATGACTTGTATGAAACTCCAATTGTCGAAGTACATCATGGGTTTCAATGGATTCGATGAATTTGGTAATGACAAATTTTACAGTATAAAACATTTCTTACAACCTTAATAAATAAGTAATGTACTTTACAGAAATAACTTTGGTTTTTCAGCTACTAGTATTTTTACTGTCTATCAAACTGCATCGCAAGAGGGATGGGTTTTTATCATGTACCGTGCAATAGATAGTTTACCCGCTTGGCGTGCGGTTCTTTACTTTAGTACGATGATATTTTTCTTAGCATGGCTCGTGAAAAACGTATTCATAGCCGTCATTACGGAAACTTTTAATGAAATACGAGTACAATTTCAACAAATGTGGGGTGTTAGGGGGCACATCAGTAACAATACAGCGTCACAAGTTAGTAATAAACTTTATAGtttgtaaaataattaattggACTCCACATATAACGtctctttttttttagataCTAACTGGTGACGATAATGGTTGGAAATTGGTAACTCTAGATGAGAACAAACACGGAGGATTGGCTTCTCCCATATGTCATGCAATTCTTAGATCTCCTCAATTTCGTATGGTGGTAATGTTCGTGATTTTGGCAAATGGAATCGCCACTGCGACGATGAGCTTCAAGCATGATGAGAAACCAAGGCATATGTACTATGACAACTATTACTACGCTGAAATCGCGTTCACCGTATTCTTGGACCTCGAGACGTTATTCAAAATCTGGTGTCTCGGCTTTCGCAGTTATTACAAGCATTCGATTCACAAATTCGAGCTGCTGCTGGCAATTGGTACAACCCTACACATCATTCCGTTCTTCTATCTTTCTGGATTCACGTATTTTCAGGTTTCTATATTCACTTTTGTTCAGCCCTAAAACAGATACAATTATatggttaaaaaaaaaagacagaatCAAAGTATACAATGATAAATTGATATGGTATTTTTTTGTGATTAGGTTCTTAGAGTAGTCAGACTCATCAAGGCATCACCTATGCTCGAGgattttgtatataaaatatttggtcCGGGGAAGAAGCTGGGCAGCCTCATTATATTTACCATGTGCCTGCTAGTCATATCGTCCAGCATTTCTATGCAGCTTTTTTGTTTTCTTGATTTCACGAAATTTGAAACATTTCCAGAGGTAAAAGATGTGATCAGATCTATACTGTAATCAAATTATACTGATAGAAGGTTTTTTAGGCATTTATGTCCATGTTCCAAATTCTGACACAAGAAGCTTGGGTAGACGTTATGGATGAAACAATGTTAAGGACACATGAAACAATGGCTCCTCTTGCTGCTATGTATTTCATTTTATACCATCTTTTCGTCACGCTggtaaaaaaaatagaaatagatttaGAGTTACTTTCTTCTTAATTGTgatgtaattaataatattatatcttttttatagATTGTGTTAAGTTTGTTCGTCGCTGTAATTTTGGATAATCTTGAACTGGACGAGGATATCAAGAAACTGAAGCAATTAAAATTCCGCGAACAAAGTGCAGAGATAAAGGAAACTCTACCATTTAGGTTGCGAATATTTGAGAAGTTTCCTGATAGTCCTCAAATGACATGTTTACACAAAGTGCCATCAGATTTCAATCTTCCAAAAGTAAGTATTACTTATTATCCTActgtgtatttttattataaagaaaatgggtaaaatgtataatttttatatttttaatttaggtTCGTGAAAGTTTTATGAGACAGTTCGTATTTGAAATGGAAACTGAAGAAAACGAAGGGGTcaagaaaataaatgaaacttTTGATTCAAAAATGATATATAGGAAACAACGTccagtaaaaattttaaataatccaCCGAAAGTGAGAAACGTTGTTACAAATCTTAAAAAAGCAGCTGTTATCTATATTATAAAGTGAGttattatatcataaaatgtTTGAACATTATTTAGAAGTCTTATGCTAAGTATACAATATGTGTACTGTTTTTCAGTGATTCAAATAATCAAAGATTATTACTAGGTGATTCGGCTATGATACCAGTGCCAGGAAAAGGTCTTTTAAAGCCACAGGGTACTGTCAGTAGTGCCAAGCAACTTCGTTTTGACCAGAAAAAGTAAGATCTTAAGTTCTATAAATAATTGCATAATAATGTATTACttaaagaatatttataaataataataattttgtaaatgaTCATTATAATAGATCAATTAGAAGAAGCGTCCGTAGTGGATCAATCAAGTTGAAACAGACGTACGAACATTTAATGGAAAACGGTGATATCGGAGGTATAAACAGAGTTAGCTCTTCTCGGAGTAGACCGCATGATTTGGACATTAAATTGTTGCAAGCTAAACGACAGCAGGCCGAGATGCGAAGGTAAGATGCAATAGTTTCTCCTCACTGGTTCGAACACTTACACTCTTTCTATTTCTAATTGAACTGCTTACCACATTGCACTTATGTAGAAATCAGCGTGAAGAAGATTTACGCGAAAATCACCCATTTTTTGACACACCATTGTTCGCAGTACCGCGTGAGAgtaaatttcgtaaaatttgCCAGTCGCTTGTTTACGCGAGATACGATACAAACGTAAAAGATCCATTAACtggaaaagagaggaaagttCAATATAAAAGCCTGCAGTAAGTGCTTTCAGTATAAGCATTGATATTTTAAAATGCATTAAACTATTGCTTGAAGTTCAAGACAAGGAATATTAATTATAGTCACATATATTTATACGCTTTGTAGCAATTTTCTTGGCTTGGTCACATACCTTGATTGGGTAATGATTTTTGCTACCACTATGTCTTGTATCTCTATGATGTTCGAAACACCACGATACCGCGTAATGGAAGTTCCGGCATTGCAAATTGCGGAGTACGGTTTCGTGATCTTTATGAGTATCGAGTTAGCTCTGAAAATTCTGGCAGACGGGCTATTTTTTACGCCGAAGGCCTATATCAAAGACGTCGCCTCCGTGttggatatttttatttatgtcgTACGTTGATAAAAAATCACTCTTGCTATTCGATATCTGATAAATTCAACGCTAATCCAGTGGTCGTTTAGGTCAGCCTCGTGTTTCTCTGTTGGATGCCGAAGAGCGTGCCTCCGAATTCCGGTGCGCAACTTCTTATGATCTTACGTTGCGTTAGACCACTAAGAATCTTCACTCTTGTACCGCACATGAGAAAAGTTGTTTATGAATTATGTAGAGGGTTCAAAGAGATCTTATTGGtaaataattctaattaaaagTTCAAACATGCAAATGTtttttgaatacataaaagCCGTTTGGCACTGAGTTCAGACAAAAAATGAATAAGAAGCTTTTTAGGTCTCTACTCTATTGATTTTACTGATGTTTATATTCGCGAGTTATGGTGTACAGCTCTACGGGGGTAGATTAGCTCGTTGCAACGATCCCACTATTTTAAAACGAGAAGATTGCGTTGGAGTATTCATGAGGAGAGTTTTTGTgacgaaaatgaaattaaatcctAGCGAAAATGAGAGCTATCCATCGATACTAGTGCCACGCGTTTGGTAGgcttattaaaaagaaaatgccAAATTTAAATGATTCTACAAAGGAAGAAGTTTCTAAGTAGATATTAAAATCTTTTAGGGCTAATCCTAGAAGATTTAATTTTGATAATATTGGTGACGCGCTGATGGCACTTTTTGAAGTACTCTCTTTTAAAGGATGGCTCGACGTTAGAGATGTTCTTATACAAGCTCTTGGTCCCGTAAGTCATTAACATTACCTTCGAGTACTTCTGTGATGATATTATGCAATGACTTTTTAGGTCCAtgctatttatattcatatctATATTTTCCTGGGTTGTATGATTGGTTTAACGCTGTTCGTCGGTGTTGTTATCGCTAATTATTCTGAAAATAAAGGAACCGCATTACTCACGGTCGATCAAAGACGATGGTAAAGTTTTAATTGAATATAATGGATTTCTCAAATGAAACGTTCAAATTGTAAACGAATATTTATTATGATTCGAATAGGTGTGATTTGAAAAAGCGACTGAAAATCGCACAACCGTTACATTTACCACCCAGACCAGATGGAAAAAAATTCAGGGCATTTATTTATGACATTACGCaaaatatctattttaaaagatttattgCGGTCATGGTGCTCATAAACAGTGCTCTTCTGTGTGTCTCTGTGAGttgaataatttttcattcattttcTATATGAACAACACACAAAAACACCACAACACCATAACatcgttttataaaattaattagcaAACTTTTCGCATACAAAAGAACATACTCGCAAAAGGACAGGATTCAATGACTGTTACCTTGAATCATTTGTTCCTTGCCGGCTACCATTAGACCGTGGTAAAAGTAAATCGACACAATATTTTTTTTGCGTTAATgaacctttttttattttttcccccCTTAAGTGGAGAATCGAGGAAGAACACACGGAAGCACTCGCTACGGTTTCCACGATTCTGACACTCATCTTCCTCGTGGAAgtaattatgaaaaatattgcTTTTACACCACGTGGCTATTGGCAGTCCAGAAGAAACAGATATGATTTGCTCGTGACAGTCGTCGGTGTTATTTGGATCGTCATTCATTGTACAATGAAGGTAGGTCGGTAATATTATTATCCAGTGATCGTTCGtttgtttaaaaataatataatgaccGTAATGACGGGAATACCTTTCTTGCAGAATGATTTGTCATATGTAATCGGCTTCATGGTCGTGATCCTTAGATTTTTCACAATCACTGGCAAACATACAACTCTCAAAATGCTGATGTTAACGGTCGGAGTATCCGTTTGCAAAAGTTTCTTCATTATATTTGGCATGTTTCTTCTTGTTTTCTTTTATGCGCTAGCTGGCACGATCATCTTTGGAACTGTAAAGTATGGTGAAGGTATAGGAAGGTAATGTTACGTATTTCAGTGCAATAAAATGAAGGAGTAATGTtaagattagaaaataattaaatggtGCAGGCGCTTTTTTCCCAATACAATCTTAAGAGAGACGATTATCATTTAGGCGTGCCAATTTTGAGTCACCTGTAACAGGCGTCGCGATGCTCTTCCGTATTGTCACAGGGGAAGATTGGAATAAAATAATGCACGATTGCATGATACAACCACCATATTGCACTCCAGCTGCTAATTATTGGGAAACCGATTGCGGCAACTTTCATGCTTccttaatatatttttgtactttcTACGTCATTATCACTTACATTGTTTTAAATCTTCTGGTGGGTAAGTACTAATCGACTTTATTGAATAGATACACTGGTTGTTTTGGAATGATTCTTTAAGGATGGTACcttgataataaatttattatctttCATAATAGCTATTATTATGGAGaacttttctctattttactcCAATGAAGAAGACGCTTTGTTATCCTATGCTGATATTAGAAACTTCCAGAATACTTGGAACGTTGTTGATAATCATCAGAAAGGTTTTATACCTGTGAAACGGGTACGCCTAAAAGAAAGGTCTTTACGGGCTTAACATGCTATTATAAATTGGCTAGAAGTAATGATATATTAGTTTGTTTTAGGTGAAGTTTATTTTAAGATTATTGAAAGGTAGATTGGAAACTGACCCACAGAAGGATCGACTTCTCTTCAAACATATGTGCTACGAATTAGAAAAGTTGAACAATGGTGAAGATGTTACCTTCCATGACGTTATCAAGTAAGTCCTTGTATCAGTAACAATCATTATTGTAAGAAATATTTTCCGACGACATGTTCTTTGCAGCATGTTATCCTATCGTTCGGTTGATATTCGAAAAGCCCTTCAGCTTGAAGAATTATTGGCAAGGGAGGAGTTTGAATACATTATTGAAGAAGAGGTTGCTAAGCAAACAATCAGAAATTGGCTAGAAGGTTGCCTGAAAAAAATACGTGCTAGTGGGGTAAGTTTATAAACaacaatttacagaaaattggatttaatttatacttttcaATTATAGAAGCAACAGAATAGTCTCGTAGCCGGTCTTCGTGCCAACACTGAACAAGTACAACAACAAGAGCATGTAGAAGAAAAAGGGAAGGAAGTAGCCAAAGAAGAAGAAACCGAAACAAaggtaaattttatttttaattaattgatactaagaaatatatatataatttttaataatattcattaCCAAGCAGGAGATTGATGCAATCAGGCACTGCAAAGCAAAGAAACCAGTAGTGCTTCCAAGATCTGATAGTATAGGTAGTGGATCaggaagaaaatatttaattccaaCACTATCAGATCCTGCTTCGATTAGATCTGAAAAAGACAAGAGTGCGGCACCTAAGAAGAAGAATAATAGACCACCacgtatgtatatttttatactttgtaTCTATATCCTTTTTATCGTGTTTTTCTCCAACGTGAGCTTTCCATTTGAAGCGGCGCCGAAAAATAATTTGCCACATCTCACAGAGAGCACCGAGCAAAGCCGACAGCAGCGGGAAGTTGTCAATGCAAAAGCAACTGTACCAAAACCTTCCAGTGTCATGCTAGAGGTTCGAGAATGGTGGAAGGAACAGTTGGCATACAGCAGTGAGTCCAGCGAAGACGAGGTTTAAGTAAACGCTTTTAAACGAATAGCCGCGGATATAAATTATAGCGCAGTACAGTATAAAAATGGAGCACATGCTTTTTAGCATCCTTGGTGAAAATGTGAATTAGATTAAAAATAATGCAAATACAATTTGTATTTCACTGTTGATTACATGTGCTTCGTTCTTAACTGTTTACACGAATAAAACATtgataaataagaagaaaaatataagtaTGTGCCTGAAACACCAGCGTTAAAGGTAAGGCATAAGTGAAGCATTTTTGAGCACAGAAAAGACAAGGTACAATTTCTGTAATCCTATCGGAAAAATATTGAAGTAGAATTATTtcttttgcatatttttcgaaTCTTATTTTTTACGTCGTTGTTTATAAAGTGAAAAATGTAGAGATATATGCAGAAAAATGATTTATATCCATTTTTAATCgttatttttatatagaaaatttTGCAATGCTGTATCgaagtattattttattactgcACGAGGGAATTGTATAATACAATTCttatttctaaattatttatcgtgttattcgatattatttttttttaagcaGAAGTTTATTCTTCCCCTCATATCTCAGTTTGCTATTGCAAATACTCAGGTTCTATATAGATTAATGTTTTGTAGAttgtaataacatattttaagatatatcgaatataattTGTTATTGTGTTATATATATTCTGTGTCAGTTATTGGTGTTGAAATGTGTAATTTGTACAGAATTATAGAATTAGATACAGTAGGTTTTATACAGCAAAAAGTTAAGCCATGGAAGTGCTAATTAAGAGTAATGAAATTAACGTTATTGAGAATAAGATGAGTACAATGAATTTAAATgacgattttttaaaaaaataaacaatttagttgttgaaaatttaatatatcgaATGTGAACAAAAGACGATCGAACGAAATTTGTTCATTTCCAATAGAAACATTACGTCCTGAAGGCCTGTATTATAACAATAAGAAAGTAGCTGATTATAAATGTTGTAGTATTTTTTTGTtgtgattatatatatatatctatttagTAAAATCCGAACAATTTGGTACATTCAAAGAtcataatttaattatacaaattgtGCGTATGAAAAAAAAGGCAATACCATTGATGTATATTCAAATCAAATGGTATTAGTCCTGTAAATACAAATCAACATACataatttcaaacaatatgattatgtaaaattaaatattatacagcAAGGTTTTTTAAAACTTGATCAGACAGTTCTAGAAATACCATATGTTCAAgataattacaaaaatttatgACAGCTAGTATACAGTGAAAATTTATGACGTTACTAATTTAAGAACTTTTTTAACGGTATAAAGACGCGGATAGAACAAGTTGTGTAAAAAATGCCTAAAtattagatacatatatatatatatatatatatttaaatgagACAGCACAACTATTTATATCTATGTGATATGGGttgattttatataaatatatatatatacaaaacaaAGACTTAGAAATATAAACAATATTGTTTACGATATTGTAATGAATGTTGATCACTGTTGCTAGTTTACGTGCCAATGTGCTGTACTGTAATATGAAAAGATAATAAATGTtgatagatataaatatttccAATTATATTAAACTCTCTCTTTATTTTAGAAAAAAGAGATAGATCAACCATTTTTATGAATTGTcaattatgaaaatataaaatgtatcaagtacttatacatataatataaattttaaatagtaAAAGTATAATTTAACCGGAATATAGATATGCACTAAAATGTTTTTTTAACGATAAATACATTCATAACAAATTTACAATTATCCTTAATCTAAAAAATACAGGATAACCTACAGTACCAAATACATTTTACATAAGGAAGATATTATCATCTGCGGCCATAATTTGATTTGCATCAGACATTTTATTAATTGCAGCGGTAATTTCGCTCGATGTAAATTCTTGACTTTGTTGAGTATTGATATATTCACGTACTGTTGATAATGAAAGTGACTGTGCCCTTTGTTGTTGGAACAACTTATGAAGAAGTGCTCTGAAAACCTTCAATCTGAAATCACAGAACATATATAACATTCAAATTTCTCTGACACGAATAACAGTTTGAAAACAATTAAACACACACCTTTCTTCAGTGATAGCTGCAGTAGTTTCTGATTCAACGGTTTGATCAGAATCTGGTGCT contains:
- the LOC126920820 gene encoding sodium leak channel NALCN isoform X4, with translation MMLGRKQSLKGEPVLADYGPEESLNESADIEWVNKLWVRRLMRSCALVSLASVCLNTPKTFEKVPPLQYVTFICDLVITFLFTAEMIAKMHIRGILKRDKSYLKDHWCQFDGSMVIFLWLSVILQMFEMLGFDIRLTPISILRAPRPLIMIRFLRVFLKFSMPKARINQIFKRSSQQIYNVTLFFLFFMSLYGLLGVQFFGELKNHCVLNTTDPKYITINSLAIPDTFCSTDPESGYQCPEGMTCMKLQLSKYIMGFNGFDEFATSIFTVYQTASQEGWVFIMYRAIDSLPAWRAVLYFSTMIFFLAWLVKNVFIAVITETFNEIRVQFQQMWGVRGHISNNTASQILTGDDNGWKLVTLDENKHGGLASPICHAILRSPQFRMVVMFVILANGIATATMSFKHDEKPRHMYYDNYYYAEIAFTVFLDLETLFKIWCLGFRSYYKHSIHKFELLLAIGTTLHIIPFFYLSGFTYFQVLRVVRLIKASPMLEDFVYKIFGPGKKLGSLIIFTMCLLVISSSISMQLFCFLDFTKFETFPEAFMSMFQILTQEAWVDVMDETMLRTHETMAPLAAMYFILYHLFVTLIVLSLFVAVILDNLELDEDIKKLKQLKFREQSAEIKETLPFRLRIFEKFPDSPQMTCLHKVPSDFNLPKVRESFMRQFVFEMETEENEGVKKINETFDSKMIYRKQRPVKILNNPPKVRNVVTNLKKAAVIYIINDSNNQRLLLGDSAMIPVPGKGLLKPQGTVSSAKQLRFDQKKSIRRSVRSGSIKLKQTYEHLMENGDIGGINRVSSSRSRPHDLDIKLLQAKRQQAEMRRNQREEDLRENHPFFDTPLFAVPRESKFRKICQSLVYARYDTNVKDPLTGKERKVQYKSLHNFLGLVTYLDWVMIFATTMSCISMMFETPRYRVMEVPALQIAEYGFVIFMSIELALKILADGLFFTPKAYIKDVASVLDIFIYVVSLVFLCWMPKSVPPNSGAQLLMILRCVRPLRIFTLVPHMRKVVYELCRGFKEILLVSTLLILLMFIFASYGVQLYGGRLARCNDPTILKREDCVGVFMRRVFVTKMKLNPSENESYPSILVPRVWANPRRFNFDNIGDALMALFEVLSFKGWLDVRDVLIQALGPVHAIYIHIYIFLGCMIGLTLFVGVVIANYSENKGTALLTVDQRRWCDLKKRLKIAQPLHLPPRPDGKKFRAFIYDITQNIYFKRFIAVMVLINSALLCVSWRIEEEHTEALATVSTILTLIFLVEVIMKNIAFTPRGYWQSRRNRYDLLVTVVGVIWIVIHCTMKNDLSYVIGFMVVILRFFTITGKHTTLKMLMLTVGVSVCKSFFIIFGMFLLVFFYALAGTIIFGTVKYGEGIGRRANFESPVTGVAMLFRIVTGEDWNKIMHDCMIQPPYCTPAANYWETDCGNFHASLIYFCTFYVIITYIVLNLLVAIIMENFSLFYSNEEDALLSYADIRNFQNTWNVVDNHQKGFIPVKRVKFILRLLKGRLETDPQKDRLLFKHMCYELEKLNNGEDVTFHDVINMLSYRSVDIRKALQLEELLAREEFEYIIEEEVAKQTIRNWLEGCLKKIRASGKQQNSLVAGLRANTEQVQQQEHVEEKGKEVAKEEETETKEIDAIRHCKAKKPVVLPRSDSIGSGSGRKYLIPTLSDPASIRSEKDKSAAPKKKNNRPPPAPKNNLPHLTESTEQSRQQREVVNAKATVPKPSSVMLEVREWWKEQLAYSSESSEDEV